The proteins below come from a single Paracoccus sp. SCSIO 75233 genomic window:
- a CDS encoding NAD-dependent deacylase, with protein MRIVVLTGAGISAESGLRTFRAGDGLWEEHRLEDVATPEAYASDPSLVHRFYNARRSATSQAQPNAAHHALAALQQQHDLTLVTQNVDDLHERAGSTQLIHMHGELAQALCASCGHRWSSPAEMDVTTTCPSCRKATARPDIVWFGEMPYHMENIWKALENAEIFAAIGTSGQVYPAAGFVQHARRNGAHCIELNIDPTAVSRDFHEHIIGPATETVPEWVKEL; from the coding sequence ATGCGCATCGTCGTCCTGACCGGCGCAGGAATATCCGCCGAAAGCGGCTTGCGCACATTTCGCGCCGGGGACGGCCTGTGGGAAGAGCACCGGCTGGAGGATGTCGCAACACCCGAAGCCTATGCAAGCGATCCGTCGCTCGTCCATCGCTTCTACAACGCCCGCCGTTCGGCTACCTCGCAGGCACAACCAAACGCTGCACATCACGCCCTCGCGGCACTCCAACAGCAGCACGATCTGACACTGGTCACACAGAATGTCGACGATCTACACGAGCGGGCAGGATCGACGCAACTTATCCACATGCACGGCGAATTGGCGCAGGCCCTCTGCGCCTCATGCGGTCATCGCTGGTCCAGCCCGGCAGAGATGGACGTCACCACCACCTGCCCCTCCTGCCGGAAAGCGACCGCCCGACCCGACATCGTCTGGTTCGGGGAAATGCCATATCACATGGAAAACATCTGGAAAGCCCTAGAAAACGCAGAGATTTTCGCTGCCATCGGCACATCTGGCCAGGTCTATCCCGCCGCCGGTTTCGTCCAGCACGCCAGACGCAACGGCGCGCATTGCATCGAACTCAACATCGATCCAACCGCCGTCAGCCGCGACTTCCATGAACACATCATCGGCCCGGCAACGGAGACCGTGCCGGAATGGGTAAAAGAACTATAG
- the cysE gene encoding serine O-acetyltransferase, producing MNSLANAENVIATPLSGKALWAQICDEARDAIATEPLLGALVHGGLLHHDNLASALAYRFALKLASGEMSQQLLREIADVAYASHPELVAAAEADLRAVYERDPATHRLIQPLLFFKGFQALQCYRVGHWLWSEGRRDMAYFVQMRCSEAFGVDIHPAARVGSGIMMDHAHSIVIGETAVVGDNVSMLHSVTLGGTGKADGDRHPKIGNGVLIGAGAKVLGNITVGRCSRIAAGSVVLDEVPPCKTVAGVPAQIVGDAGCTDPAFAMDHLIKVTGMDEAAE from the coding sequence ATGAACAGCCTCGCGAACGCTGAAAATGTCATTGCCACGCCGCTGTCAGGGAAGGCGCTTTGGGCGCAGATCTGTGACGAGGCGCGTGATGCGATTGCGACCGAACCGCTTTTGGGGGCGCTTGTTCATGGCGGGTTGTTGCATCATGACAACCTTGCCTCTGCATTGGCCTATCGCTTCGCGTTGAAGCTGGCCTCGGGTGAGATGAGTCAGCAACTTCTGCGCGAGATTGCGGATGTCGCTTATGCCTCTCATCCGGAGCTGGTTGCGGCGGCGGAGGCGGATCTGCGTGCCGTGTATGAGCGCGACCCGGCGACGCATAGACTCATTCAACCGCTGCTGTTTTTCAAGGGTTTTCAGGCGCTGCAATGCTATCGCGTCGGCCATTGGCTGTGGAGCGAGGGGCGCCGGGACATGGCGTATTTTGTGCAAATGCGCTGCTCTGAAGCGTTTGGTGTAGATATCCATCCGGCGGCGCGGGTTGGCAGCGGCATCATGATGGATCACGCGCATTCCATCGTGATCGGGGAAACCGCCGTGGTCGGGGACAATGTCTCGATGCTGCATTCGGTGACGCTTGGCGGGACCGGCAAGGCCGATGGCGACCGGCATCCCAAGATCGGGAACGGTGTCCTGATCGGTGCGGGCGCGAAGGTGCTGGGCAACATCACCGTCGGCCGGTGCAGCCGGATTGCCGCCGGGTCGGTGGTGCTGGACGAGGTGCCGCCCTGCAAAACGGTGGCCGGCGTGCCTGCGCAGATCGTTGGTGATGCGGGCTGCACGGACCCGGCCTTCGCAATGGATCACCTGATCAAGGTGACCGGAATGGACGAGGCTGCAGAATAA
- a CDS encoding DUF2793 domain-containing protein produces the protein MTEHMTTRLSLPLVQQAQSQKHVTVNESLARLDGLVNLVLVSLSRKNPPGSAIDGACFAVPAGAGGDWAGQDGQIAIASNNGWIFAAPQAGMRAFVADQGMQAIYDGDAWVPGALSLGGFGSALCARTAEAEVSLSPGTEIVTDLTIPAASLVIGATARVAEEIRGSMASWRMGTAGAADRFGSGLGVQAQSWARGMLSQPFTYWEPAPVILSATGGSFISGKVRIAAHWLELTVPR, from the coding sequence ATGACAGAGCATATGACGACCCGCCTTTCCCTGCCGCTGGTGCAACAGGCGCAGTCGCAGAAACATGTGACGGTGAACGAGTCGCTCGCGCGACTCGACGGGCTGGTTAACCTTGTTCTGGTCAGCTTGTCGCGCAAAAATCCGCCGGGTTCGGCCATTGATGGTGCCTGTTTCGCGGTCCCCGCCGGGGCGGGTGGCGATTGGGCCGGGCAGGATGGGCAGATCGCGATCGCCAGCAATAATGGCTGGATTTTCGCCGCGCCGCAGGCCGGGATGCGCGCCTTTGTTGCCGATCAGGGGATGCAGGCAATTTATGACGGTGACGCCTGGGTGCCGGGTGCGCTGAGCCTTGGCGGTTTCGGGTCTGCGCTGTGTGCCCGCACGGCGGAGGCAGAGGTTTCGCTGTCGCCAGGGACGGAGATTGTGACGGATCTGACGATTCCTGCGGCCTCTTTGGTGATTGGCGCGACGGCGCGGGTTGCCGAGGAAATTCGCGGTTCGATGGCGAGCTGGCGGATGGGAACGGCGGGCGCGGCAGATCGGTTTGGTTCCGGTCTTGGCGTGCAGGCGCAAAGCTGGGCGCGGGGGATGCTGTCGCAACCTTTTACTTATTGGGAGCCCGCGCCTGTCATCCTGAGCGCGACAGGCGGCAGCTTCATCAGTGGCAAGGTCAGGATTGCTGCGCATTGGCTGGAACTGACGGTGCCGCGCTGA